The region CTACCTCGACCCCATCAATGGTTTCTTTTTCCAAAAGGGCGCCTGCCAAGTTATTCAAGATTTGAACGTCAGCCCTAATAATTTCGTGAGCCTTTTGGTGTCCTTCAGTTATGAGTTTTCTGATTTCCTGATCGATCTCCTGAGCCGTAGATTCAGAAAAATCTCTGCTTTTGCCTTGATTCATTCCAAGAAAAACCGGGCCTTCTGTCTTTTCATAAGAAAGCGGACCAAGCTTGTCACTCATTCCCCATTCGCACACCATCTTTCGTGCAATTTCAGTCGCGCGCTGAATGTCGTTCTCCGCCCCAGTTGTGAAGTCTCCGAAAACAACCTCCTCGGCAACTCGGCCCCCAAACAAAAAGGCAATCATAGCTTTTGCTTTGCTTCTTGAGAGATTAAGTTGGTCTTCTTCAGGCAAAGTCTGTGTAACTCCCAATGCCATCCCGCGCGGAATAATACTCACCTTATGCACAGGATCAATTCCTGGCATTTTCTTACCTACCAGCGTGTGCCCCGCCTCGTGAAACGCCGTAATTTTTCTGTCTTGCTCAGAGACAACCATCGATTTTCTCTCAGAGCCCATTATGACTTTGTCTTTCGCGACCTCAAAGTCGTCCATATCGACCATGACTTTGCCCTGGCGTGCCGCAATCAAAGCCGCTTCGTTCACTAAGTTCTCCAAGTCTGCACCCGAAAACCCTGGCGTACCTCGAGCAATTCTTTCTAATTCAACCTCTTTCGATAATGGAGTTCGCTTTGTGTGAACTTCTAATATTCTTAAGCGGCCTTTGAGATCTGGTTTACCCACAATCACTCTACGATCAAAGCGACCCGGACGAAGTAGAGCCGGGTCAAGAACATCCGGTCTGTTGGTCGCAGCAATAAGAATAACTCCTTCATTGCTTTCAAAACCATCCATTTCAACAAGTAGCTGATTAAGAGTCTGCTCTCTCTCATCATGACCACCGCCGAGGCCAGCTCCGCGATGTCTTCCAACAGCATCGATCTCATCGATGAAAATCAAACACGGCGCATGTTTTTTACCCTGCTCAAAAAGATCTCGCACTCTTGAGGCACCCACTCCGACAAACATCTCCACAAAGTCTGAACCTGAAATAGTAAAGAACGGAACGCCTGCTTCACCCGCGACGGCGCGAGCCAAAAGCGTCTTTCCTGTTCCGGGAGGGCCCACGAGTAAAACTCCTTTTGGAATTCTCCCGCCCAGCTTTGTAAATTTCTTTGGCTCTTTCAAAAACTCGATAATCTCTTCAAGTTCCTCTTTCGCTTCGTCGACTCCGGCTACATCTTTGAATGTGACGCGATTCTTATTTTCAGTAAGAAGCCTTGCTCGGGATTTTCCGAAATTTAAGGCTTTGCCTCCGCCAATTTGCATTTGTCTCATGATGAAGAAGAAAAAGAAGAAGATAATGAGGAAGGGCAGCCAGTAGACAAGCAGCGACTGTATGAGTGGTGAGCCATCGTCTCTGGAATAGTTGGGAGTAATCCCTTTAGAGCGCAAGTACTTGTAGGTTTCATCGCCAGTGTTACCTACAATGGAAAACTCCTTACCACCTATGCGCGTAGCTGCCGACTCCTTGAGCGTACCGGTGATCTTACCCGACTGTTGATCAAAAGTGACGGACTCCACCTCATTTCGCTCAACGGTTTCAATGAACTTTGGAAAATTGAACTGGTCTACCGTCGATTTTCTGCTTTTCTCAAGCATTTGCCATCCGAGGAGCACGAGCACGACAAAAAAGGCCCAGAATAAAAATGTCTTTTGTGAGGAACGCATTTAATTTCCTTTTCTTGCTTACTTTTCTAACTTTTTCTAACTTCTTTGGTAGGCGCCTTGTAAGGACTCCCTCTCCATTATGCCGCCTTTTTTAGACGTATAACCCTTTAAAATTATCATCATTTACAAGTACTTACAACGCGTGGTGTTTTAGAGTTCTACAAAGATGTGCTTGGCGTCAACGCGCCAAGAGCCTCTGCCGACACGGACCTGAAGTGAATTTTGGGGCCGCCGAAAATGCTTCAACAGCTCTTGAATCTGACTAAAAGTAAGGTCTATGGAGTTAGCTCGACCATAGGCCCTAATAAGCTCAATTTGTTTCGAGGTACTTTGCTCAAGAAGCGAGGTTCTGTCCAGCGGCGTATCTTTCTGGGTCGAGGAAGGTTCAAACAATCCCTCTTCAGGCAACTGAGAAAGGTTTTCAAGAGAGCGCACCAAAACCTTTGCCTTCTCGGGGTGATCTTTTTCTAAAGGCAATATCCAGTTGATACGAACCCAGTTGCGTAAAAAATCGGTTTGGAGATTTGACGGATCACAAACGTGCTGGATATGGCAGGCCGCTGCATAGCGCTCAATCTCCTCTTTGGGCTGCTCGAGCAATGGGCGAAAGAGTCCGTTCTCAAAAACTTTCATGCCCGCAATCCCCACCCTTCCAGTGCCGCGCAATAACCGAATAAGCTGAGTTTCAATCTGGTCCCTAAGATGGTGCCCAAGAGCGATGGCATCAACTCCGATGTCTTGGGCCATTTCGCTGAGCGCCTTCATTCGAAAGTCGCGCATATGGGCTTCGCTACTTAACTCCATCGTACTTTTAGAGCTGTAAAAAGGAAGCCCGTAACTCTCACTAACCCTTTGGCAAAAAGCAAAAACTTCATCACGAAATCCTGCGTTGCTTCCTGGGCCATGGTGGATAGTAGCAACAGAAAGCTTTACGTTCGCCTTGGCGGCCACCTTGAAAAGCAGGTTCAAAAGAACCATAGAATCCATTCCGCCCGACAGTGCGACAAGCAAGTGTTTTTGCCTGTGTAGGCCGTTTCGAATCAGTTGATTGAAGGCCGCTCTTTCGAGCGGAAGAAGCAGATCTTGATTGACCATAGTCATTTCGAGATTTGATACGTTGGGGCGGAGTCTGTCAATAACCTCACGCGATTGCTGACAGACTGTTATTTCTCGCATATATGTGCCGGGATGTTGATTAAAAGACTTGAGCCTCAGGTGATCGAAAGAATTGCTGCGGGCGAAGTGATTGAAAGACCCGCTCAGGTTGTTAAAGAACTCATCGAGAACTCCATCGACGCCGAAGCTACCGAAATCGATGTAGAGGTCATCGACGCTACCGAGATTTCTGTCAGCGACAACGGAGTGGGCATACCAAAGGATGACTTGGCGCTAGCAGTTGAGCGCCACGCTACAAGTAAAATAATTTCCAGCGAAGATTTATTCAGACTTCGCACCTACGGATTTCGCGGCGAGGCCCTCGCGAGCCTTGCTGCCGTTAGCGAACTCTCTATCTTGTCTCGCTTTGAAAAAGACGAGTGTGCCTACGAACTCAAAAGCCATTTTGGAGAAAGACTTGCTATTGGGTCAGCCTCTCATCCAGCGGGTACCAGAATTCGATTTCAACGACTTTTCGATAACATTCCAGCAAGGAAAAAATTCTTAAAGAGCTCGGGCGCTGAGATCGCTCAGATCAGAAGAACACTCAAGAGCTTTGCGCTTTGCCATCCAAAAGTCACTTTTCGCCTACGGAACCAAGGCAAGCTTCAGGACTTCTATCAGAAAACTTCAAAACCACTCCTTCGCGTCCAGGAGGTACTTTCTACAAAGCCTCTTTATCATCTTTTAGGTGAAGAAAACGGTTTTCGTGCTGAAATTTATTTTAGCTCGCCTCACGAGGTTGTGAAGACTTCGCAGAATATTTGGCTGTTCTGCCAGAATAGATGGATCACCGACCGCACCCTTCAGAGCGCCATTCTAGAATCTTATAGAAACCTGCTGATGCATGGGGAGTTCCCCGTCGTGTATTTGAACCTGACCGTCCCTGATGATTTTATCGATATCAATGTTCACCCGACAAAATCCCAAATTAGATTCCTCGATAACCGAGTTGTCTTTCGGTTTGTCCATGAAAAACTGCGGGAAGCTCTTCATCAGGCTCCATGGAACAGCGACCGAAATGTTTCGGCTGATGACGCCAGCATCGATTGGCCAAGTAGGCACGCGCCACAGACTCCGCCCGAACCCAATCAATGGGTTAACTTTGAATTTACACCAGCTTCTCAGCAAAAAGACAGATCGGTTTTAGGAAACGACTCCTATCAGCGAGTTGACTTTGCTAACGAGAATATTCAACCAATGTCATCGAGATTACTCTTCTCTTCGTCTGCAGTCTCTCAGCAACCGCAAAACGGGGACACCAAGTCTCAGTTTTGCGAAGATCTTTTTTCTGCGCTGGGCGCTCCTCAAGGTGGTTTTTGGGAGCAAATGCCAATTTTAGGACAACTGCGCAAAACCTACATTGCCTGCAAGGGAGCCTCGGGTCTTATTATGGTTGACCAACATGCTGCACATGAACGAATCATGTTTGAACGACTCCAACAGAGCTGGAAGTCAGGCCATGCAAGCGACGTCCAGAGATATCTTATTCCGCCCCGATTGACTCTCAACTCAGAAGCCGTCGAAGCCCTTAACACCCTTGCTGAACAGTGGATGCGGATGGGAATTGAACTGGAAGTCTGCGGACCAGAAGAGATTACAGTCAATGCCAAACCGACATGGCTCACGGACAAAGCTTTAATGGGAGCTCTAGAGAAATGCGCCAAAGAACTGGTGGAGCTCGGCGGCAGTTTTCGTATGGAAAAACGTCTTTCTGATCTACAGTCCACGATGGCATGTCACTCTGCAGTTCGAGCAGGAGATGAACTGAATTTTGAAGAGATGAAGTCACTGCTTAAACAAATGGATGAATTTCCGTTGTCGGGTTTTTGTCCACATGGAAGACCTGTTTCGGTGGAGTGGTCGTGGCGAGATATGGAGAAAGATTTTGGCCGGATTGTATAGCGGGCAACGAAACGATGACTCCAAAGATATCCCGTCTCATCGTGAAGTCCCTCATCTTTCGCTTGCGAGGCAACCAAGAATTGTATTTGTGAGCGGTCCGACAGCAACCGGCAAGTCGGAGTTCGCTATAAAAATGTGCGAGAAGTTTGGTGGAGAGATTGTTAACGCTGATAGTATTCAATTTTACGCTGGCCTTGATATTGGTTCGGCAAAACCGACGGACGCCGATTTTAAGCGAGCGCACCACCATCTCTTTTCTGTAAAGGGAGTGGGGGAAACAATAAACGCCTCGGAGTATCGCAAACTTTTTCTGACTACCATCAAAGAGAGATCCCGTTTCGCT is a window of Bdellovibrionales bacterium CG10_big_fil_rev_8_21_14_0_10_45_34 DNA encoding:
- a CDS encoding DNA mismatch repair protein MutL, which produces MLIKRLEPQVIERIAAGEVIERPAQVVKELIENSIDAEATEIDVEVIDATEISVSDNGVGIPKDDLALAVERHATSKIISSEDLFRLRTYGFRGEALASLAAVSELSILSRFEKDECAYELKSHFGERLAIGSASHPAGTRIRFQRLFDNIPARKKFLKSSGAEIAQIRRTLKSFALCHPKVTFRLRNQGKLQDFYQKTSKPLLRVQEVLSTKPLYHLLGEENGFRAEIYFSSPHEVVKTSQNIWLFCQNRWITDRTLQSAILESYRNLLMHGEFPVVYLNLTVPDDFIDINVHPTKSQIRFLDNRVVFRFVHEKLREALHQAPWNSDRNVSADDASIDWPSRHAPQTPPEPNQWVNFEFTPASQQKDRSVLGNDSYQRVDFANENIQPMSSRLLFSSSAVSQQPQNGDTKSQFCEDLFSALGAPQGGFWEQMPILGQLRKTYIACKGASGLIMVDQHAAHERIMFERLQQSWKSGHASDVQRYLIPPRLTLNSEAVEALNTLAEQWMRMGIELEVCGPEEITVNAKPTWLTDKALMGALEKCAKELVELGGSFRMEKRLSDLQSTMACHSAVRAGDELNFEEMKSLLKQMDEFPLSGFCPHGRPVSVEWSWRDMEKDFGRIV
- a CDS encoding cell division protein FtsH, which translates into the protein MRSSQKTFLFWAFFVVLVLLGWQMLEKSRKSTVDQFNFPKFIETVERNEVESVTFDQQSGKITGTLKESAATRIGGKEFSIVGNTGDETYKYLRSKGITPNYSRDDGSPLIQSLLVYWLPFLIIFFFFFFIMRQMQIGGGKALNFGKSRARLLTENKNRVTFKDVAGVDEAKEELEEIIEFLKEPKKFTKLGGRIPKGVLLVGPPGTGKTLLARAVAGEAGVPFFTISGSDFVEMFVGVGASRVRDLFEQGKKHAPCLIFIDEIDAVGRHRGAGLGGGHDEREQTLNQLLVEMDGFESNEGVILIAATNRPDVLDPALLRPGRFDRRVIVGKPDLKGRLRILEVHTKRTPLSKEVELERIARGTPGFSGADLENLVNEAALIAARQGKVMVDMDDFEVAKDKVIMGSERKSMVVSEQDRKITAFHEAGHTLVGKKMPGIDPVHKVSIIPRGMALGVTQTLPEEDQLNLSRSKAKAMIAFLFGGRVAEEVVFGDFTTGAENDIQRATEIARKMVCEWGMSDKLGPLSYEKTEGPVFLGMNQGKSRDFSESTAQEIDQEIRKLITEGHQKAHEIIRADVQILNNLAGALLEKETIDGVEVDILLNGGSLADINRERDVKQQELQKEQAARVQEQEKARKKEEEAIKAKGSAVGGSDPVTA
- the tilS gene encoding tRNA lysidine(34) synthetase TilS produces the protein MREITVCQQSREVIDRLRPNVSNLEMTMVNQDLLLPLERAAFNQLIRNGLHRQKHLLVALSGGMDSMVLLNLLFKVAAKANVKLSVATIHHGPGSNAGFRDEVFAFCQRVSESYGLPFYSSKSTMELSSEAHMRDFRMKALSEMAQDIGVDAIALGHHLRDQIETQLIRLLRGTGRVGIAGMKVFENGLFRPLLEQPKEEIERYAAACHIQHVCDPSNLQTDFLRNWVRINWILPLEKDHPEKAKVLVRSLENLSQLPEEGLFEPSSTQKDTPLDRTSLLEQSTSKQIELIRAYGRANSIDLTFSQIQELLKHFRRPQNSLQVRVGRGSWRVDAKHIFVEL